The sequence below is a genomic window from Methylocystis sp. IM3.
GTCGATGCGGTCATGGCCTCTTTCGTGGGCACGCGCAGCTACAGCTTTCTCTCGCCCGGCAAGCGCGTGTCCCGCCCGCAATGACGGTCTGACACGCCGATGACCCTGCCCGCGCCGCGCCTGCGGCGCCTTTCGCTTTTCGATTTTCGCTCCTACGCGCAGGCGCGGTGCGAGATCGACGCGCAGCTCGTGGCGCTGATCGGCGAGAACGGCTCGGGCAAGACCAATGTGCTGGAGGCGCTGTCGCTCTTTTCTCCCGGCCGGGGCCTGCGCCGCGCGGAACTCGGCGAATGCGCAAGACGCGGCGGCGCCGGCGGCTTCGCGGTGTCCGCGGAGTTCGAAACCGACGGCGCGCCGATCCAGCTTGGCCATGGGCTGACGCCTGACGGCGAACGCCAGTTTCGCATCGAACGCGCGCCGGTCGGTTCGGCCCGCGCCTTCGCGGAACATCTGCGCCTTCTTTGGATCACGCCCGCGATGGATGGCCTGTTCAACGGCCCCGCCGGCGAGCGACGGCGCTTTCTCGATCGCCTGGCGCTCGGCGTCGATGCGGACCATGGCGCGCGCGTCAACCGGCTGGAGCGCGCGCTTCGCAATCGCAACCGTCTGCTGGAGGACGGCGTCCCGGATCGCCGCTGGCTCGACGCCGCCGAACAGGAGATCGCGGCGCTCGGCGTGGCCGTCGCCGCCGCCCGGCGCGAGACTGTCGCCCGGCTGGGCGCCCTGATCGTCGCGCGAGAGAGCGCCTTCCCCTGGGCTGAAATCGCGATTGACGGCGAGATGGAGAACATGCTCGCCGAGGCGCCCGCGCTCGCCGTCGAAGAGCATTTCCGCGAGAAGCTTGCGGCGACGCGACGCCGCGACGCCGCCGCCGGCCGCACGCTCACAGGGCCGCAGACGAGCGACCTTGCCGTGCGCCACGGTCCGAAGTACGAGGCCGCGCGCGACTGCTCGACGGGCGAACAGAAAGCGCTGCTGATGGGCCTCACGCTGGCCCATGCGCGTCTTGTCGGCGAGATGACCGGCAAGGCTCCCTTGCTGCTTCTCGACGAGGTGGCGGCGCATTTCGATCCGAAAAGGCGCGAGGCCCTGTTCGGCGAGCTCGAGGCGCTCGGCGGACAGGTCTGGATGAGCGGCGCCGATCCGCTGCTGTTCGCCTCTTTGAACGGTCGCGCGGAACTGTTGCAGGTGACGCCGGGGAAGCTCGCCGCCGCGACGTTTTGAAGTTCACTCGCACCTTGCCCGGGCAGTGATGGTTTTTTCGATCGACGATCAGAGTCGAGGCCGCCGATGCGCCGTGACGAGGGTCGCATTTCAGCCACGCTCCAGCTTGTCGCGGCGTTAGGTGAAAATAAGATCGTCGAAAGACAAGGCTATATGCGCGAGAGACGCAAATTCCGACAAAGTACGATTGCACAACAGGCGATGTCGTGACAGTCTCAGAAGCGGAATAGAAATAACATTTCGGAAAATATCATTTATGCCGAGGCTTGGAGCGCTGGCCAATATTGCAAAGGTCAAGCCTTGCGGCTTGGCAAAATTGCTACGGTTAGCGTATGCGACGGCGATAGACGAACATGCTGACCTCGCGGCCCTTGTCGCTTGATGGGGCCGCGCCCGCCGGCGCTATTGGCGACAAGGAAACTGCTTCTTGCAATCTCGATGGAAGGAAAGCTGCATCATGACTCGAAAGGCTCCTGAGCTGGTGAAATTAGCAGGCAGCTGAGACTTGGCTTGGAGAGAGGAGCGAGCGTGAATTACGTCCAAGTGGGATTTACCCCTGCGGAACAAGCGGCAAGACGTAAGCCGACTGCGAAGCTATTGAGAGAGGGTGAACGGTGGTACGCTGCGCAAACCCTGGCCAATCGCGAGACCGGCGCCCTGTTGCACCTGAATGCGCAAGGCTTCCGAACCTTCCTGCCTGTGTCTTTGCGAACAGTGAGCCATGCACGCAAATTGAAAACGGTGCGTCGCGCGGTTTTTCCGGGTTATCTCTTCCTCATCCTTGATCTGCAGCGGGATCGCTGGCGAAGCGTGAATGGCACAAGCGGCGTCTCGCGCCTGGTGATGGGGCGGGATTATCCCTTGGCGGTGCCTGAAGGCGTCGTGGAGACATTGCTGGACTGCGTCGATGAACAGGGTCTCTGCACGCTGGGTAGGGATCTGCGAGAAGGCGAGAAGGTAAGAGTAATCTCCGGGCCACTGGCGCAGGCCATGGGGCAACTGGTCAACCTCGATGACAAAGGCCGCGTGCGGGTGCTGCTTGAGATCATGGGCGGCGAGGTCCTCACGACCATGGAGCGGTGCGTCCTCGAGCGCGCCTGAATTAGTATAGGGCGCGAGCGCCGCGCTGATGGCCTGTCAGGGCTGCAACATCACTTTAATGCAGCCGTCCCTGTGATTACGAAACATCTTGTACATCTCCGGCCCTTCCTCGAGCGCGGCGCGATGCGTGACGACGAAGGAGGGATCGATGTCGCCCCTTTCGACGCGCTCCAGCAGACGCGGCAGGTAACGCTGCACGGGCGTCTGCGCCATGCGGAAAGTCAGACCGCGATTGATCGCCGAGCCCATCGGAAATTTGTCGATGAAGCCGCCATAGACGCCAACGACCGAAACCGTTCCGAAATTGCGGCAACAGTGAATCGCCTGTCGCAACACATGCGGCTGGTCGGTGCCGAGGAAGGTTGCGACCTTCATACGGTCCACCATAGAATCCAGGCTCGCGGTCGGATCGGGCTCCGTGCCGACTGCGTCGATGCAGGCGTCGGCGCCGCGGCCATTGGTCATGCTCTGGATCGAGTCGTAAATATCGACCTTGTGGAAATCGAGCGTCTCGGCGCCAGCCTTTTCCGCAAGCGCCAGCCGCTCCGGCACGCTGTCGATGGCGATGACGCGTTCGGCCCCAAGCATGAAGGCGCTTCGGATCGCGAACTGGCCGACGGGCCCGCAGCCCCATATGGCGATCGTGTCGCCGGGTTTGATGTCGCAAAATTCGGCGGCCATGTAGCCTGTCGGAAAAATATCCGACAGAAAGAGCGCTTGATCGTCTGATAGCGACTCTGGAATCTTGATCGGCCCTGAGTCCGCGAAAGGCACGCGCAAATATTCCGCCTGGCCGCCCCTATAGCCGCCAAGCAAATGCGAATAGCCGAAAAGCCCGGCAGGCGAATGGCCCCAGAGCGTCTCGGCCTTCTTGTGGTCCGGATTGGTGCGCTCGCAGGCTGAATAATAGCCATGCTGGCAGAACCAGCATTCCCCGCAGGAGATGGTGAACGGCACGACGACGCGCTCGCCGACCTTCAGATTCTTCACGGCCGAGCCAACCTCGACGACTTCGCCCATTGTTTCGTGGCCGAGCACGTCGCCGTC
It includes:
- the recF gene encoding DNA replication/repair protein RecF (All proteins in this family for which functions are known are DNA-binding proteins that assist the filamentation of RecA onto DNA for the initiation of recombination or recombinational repair.), producing MTLPAPRLRRLSLFDFRSYAQARCEIDAQLVALIGENGSGKTNVLEALSLFSPGRGLRRAELGECARRGGAGGFAVSAEFETDGAPIQLGHGLTPDGERQFRIERAPVGSARAFAEHLRLLWITPAMDGLFNGPAGERRRFLDRLALGVDADHGARVNRLERALRNRNRLLEDGVPDRRWLDAAEQEIAALGVAVAAARRETVARLGALIVARESAFPWAEIAIDGEMENMLAEAPALAVEEHFREKLAATRRRDAAAGRTLTGPQTSDLAVRHGPKYEAARDCSTGEQKALLMGLTLAHARLVGEMTGKAPLLLLDEVAAHFDPKRREALFGELEALGGQVWMSGADPLLFASLNGRAELLQVTPGKLAAATF
- the nusG gene encoding transcription termination/antitermination protein NusG → MNYVQVGFTPAEQAARRKPTAKLLREGERWYAAQTLANRETGALLHLNAQGFRTFLPVSLRTVSHARKLKTVRRAVFPGYLFLILDLQRDRWRSVNGTSGVSRLVMGRDYPLAVPEGVVETLLDCVDEQGLCTLGRDLREGEKVRVISGPLAQAMGQLVNLDDKGRVRVLLEIMGGEVLTTMERCVLERA
- a CDS encoding zinc-dependent alcohol dehydrogenase codes for the protein MKALTFHGKGDIRCESVPDPGIEDPRDVVIKVTACAICGSDLHIYDGVIPQMHDGDVLGHETMGEVVEVGSAVKNLKVGERVVVPFTISCGECWFCQHGYYSACERTNPDHKKAETLWGHSPAGLFGYSHLLGGYRGGQAEYLRVPFADSGPIKIPESLSDDQALFLSDIFPTGYMAAEFCDIKPGDTIAIWGCGPVGQFAIRSAFMLGAERVIAIDSVPERLALAEKAGAETLDFHKVDIYDSIQSMTNGRGADACIDAVGTEPDPTASLDSMVDRMKVATFLGTDQPHVLRQAIHCCRNFGTVSVVGVYGGFIDKFPMGSAINRGLTFRMAQTPVQRYLPRLLERVERGDIDPSFVVTHRAALEEGPEMYKMFRNHRDGCIKVMLQP